AATTTTGATTTGATTTGATATTGAAAAGTTTATATAATAAACTTGTAAAAGAAAAGCAAATATAACAACAGTAATAGTAAGTAAAACAGCTTTAGTTTGATTCATTATTCTCTTCTTGCTAATAAAATATCATCATTATATATAACTTTATTAATATTCTATCTTATTAATATTTAATTTTTTTTTTACAATCAGCTTACATACTAAATTAAACAATTATAATATTTATCCTTTATTAGTTAAAATAAATCTAATATTTATAAAGGAGGAGTTTGGATTTGAAAAAAATAGCCTATCTTATAATTCCTCTAATAATATCTTTACTTCAAGCAAAAAATATATTAACTAATGAAGAAATATCATTTTTAAAAGAACATAAAGAACTAAAAGTTTGTATTGATCCAAATTGGATGCCTTTAGAAAAAAATGAAAAAGGTAAACATGTAGGTATGACTGCTGATTATTTAAGACTGTTAGAAAAAAGTCTTAATATAAAAATGACAATGGTTCCAACAAAAACTTGGATTGAATCATTAGAACTAGGGAAAAATAAAAAATGTGATATTTTTTCCCTTGTAATGCCTACAAAAGAAAGAAAATTGTATTTAAATTTCACTAAACCTTATTTAGAAATTCCTTTAGTACTTGCAACAAAAGAGAGTGAAGTTTTTATTGATGACATAACAAAAGTAAAAAAAACAATGGGTATTGTTAAAGGCTATGCATATGCAGAAATTTTAAAAGAGAAATATCCAAGCTTAGATTTAGTTTATGTTAAAAATATTGAAGATGGCTTAAAAAAAGTTGACCAAAACAAGCTTTTTGGTTTTATAGGTACTTTCCCAACAGTGGGATATAATATACAAAAAAAATATGTAGGAAACTTAAAAATAGTAGGGAAATTCCAGCAAAAATGGGACCTAGGCATTGGTGTAAGAAAAGATTATCCCATTTTAGTTGAAATATTCAACAAAGCTATTAACAATATTAAATATGAAGAACACCAAGAAATTTTAAATAAATGGCTGTCAATTAAATATGAAAAAATAACCTATAAATATCTATTTGAAATAATTTTAGTTTTCTTTTTTGTTTTAGGAATAATTATCTTTGTAAATAGAAAATTATCAAATGAAATCAAAAAAAGAAAAAGAGTAGAAAGTCACTTGAAACGTGTTATTCAAGGAGCTAAGCTTGGTACTTGGACTTGGAATATAAAAGAAGATAGAAATATTATAAATAATAGATTAACTGAGATTATTGGATATTCAAAAGAGGAGTTAAGCAATAAAAATCACCTTTCTTTTATTCTAGAAGAAGACAGACCTTTAGTAGATAAAGCTCTTGAAGAGCACATAAAGGGAAATCAACCTTATGAAGTGTGCTTTAGAATGAAAGCAAAAGATGGTTCTATAAAATGGATTTTATCCAATGGAAGTATTGTAAAAAAAGATAAAGATGGTAATCCAATAATTATGGCAGGTATTTATCAAGATGTCACAGAAAGTAAAAAACTTGAACTTGAATTAAAAAGACAAAATGAATTTATTGTTCAACAATCAAGACAAGCAGCAATGGGTGAAATGTTAGAAAATATTGCCCACCAATGGAGGCAACCTCTTTCTATAATTACTACTTCTGCAAGTGGAGTTAAAATAAAAAGTGAACTTTCAGATTTAAATCAAGAACAACTATTTGAATTTATGGATCAAATAATTAAAGGTGGAATGTATTTATCTCAAACAATAGAGGATTTTAGAAACTTCTTTAAAAAAGACAAAAAAGCTACAAATATTCAATCAACTATTCTAATAGAGAAGTCTCTTCAATTTTTAAAATCAAAAATTAACAATAGAGAAATTGAAGTAATAACAGATATTCAAGTAGAAGAGTTAAGAGTATATGAAAATGAATTTATACAAGCATTAATTAATATCTTTAGTAATGCAATAGATGCCTTGGAAAAAGTAGAAAACAAAAAATATATTTTTATAACTATTAAAGAGAGTAAAAATAATTATATTATTGAAATAAAAGATAGTGCAAAAGGTATTGAAGATAAAATATTACCAAGAATTTTTGATCCATACTTTACAACTAAACACCAAAGCCAAGGTACTGGAATTGGACTTTATATGACTAAAGAAATTATCGAAAAGCATTTTTTAGGTAAAATAGAAGTTAAAAATGAAGATTTTAATTATCAAGAAATAGCATTAAAAGGAGCTTGTTTTAAAATCAAAATTCCAAAAATGGTTAAAGATTTATGAAAAAACTATTAAAAATCACTCTTGTAGCTGCTATACTAGGTGCATTATTTAGTTATGGCACACTGAAATTCCTATATTATAAAATGGAACAAGAACTTATTACATATTTAGTTCTAAATGAAGAAGCAAAAAAACTTCAAGATATATATGCATTATGCAATGGATTATTAACTACAAATCCAAGTAATGAAAATTTATTAAGTTGCAATAGTATTGTATCAAAAGTAGATAAGCTATCTATACAAATAGAAGAAAAATGTCCATATATAAGTTTTTATACAACATATATAAATAAATTAGAATAAAAAAAGGAAACCCTATAAGGTATTATTATAATACCAAGATTTCCTTTTTAGATATGCATGAAATTAATCTTTGTAAGATTACTCCCTTTTTTCTGAAAAAATACTTAATTTAACATAAGATTTACTTATAACTAAAACAGTCTTAATAATTTTTATTATTCTTATAGTAATAATAATTTTAAATTATAAAGTAATTTTGATTTATTTTGAAATGTAATTTTGATATAATAACTTTATGAATAAAAAATACATCAATAAAGAATTAGCACTAAAATATTTAGACTATGATATAAAATTGTATAAAAATATTCTAGAAGGTTTTAAAGAACAATATTATAATCTAGATTTTTTAAAGCTTGAAGATTCTACTTTTTTTAAAGAAGTTCATCAATTGAAATCAATAAGTAAAAATATTGGAGCAAATGAACTTTTCAAACTTGCTGATCATATGAACAAAAATAAAACTAGAAAAGATGAAATTTTGCTTCAAGAAACTTTGTTAAAAGTATTAAAAGAAATAGATGAACTATCCTTTATAGATATAAATAATACAACAAACACTACAGGTGAAACCTATTCAAAAAAAGCTCTTATAGAAGAAATTTTAAATGGAGCAATAAAAAATCGTCCTAAAAAAGTCGAAGAACCACTTGAAAAATTAAAACAAATGCAAAACCTTACAAAAGAAGAGAAACTTTTAGTCTCAAAGCTAGATAAAGAAATTAAAGTATATAATTTTAGGAACATTGTAAATATTCTTTCATAATAGGGGAAGTATGACTAAACCTTTAATTCTTATCGTAGATGATAACCAAGCAAACATAAAAATACTTGTTGAATTCCTTTCAAAGGACTATGAAGTCATTGTATCAATGACAGGAACAGAAGCACTAGAAATAATAGATAAAGAAGAAATAGATCTTGTATTATTAGATATTTTCATGCCTGATATGAACGGTTTTGAAGTATGTGAAAAAGTTTATGAAAAGCATGAGATGTATGATATTCCTATCATTTTTGTAACTGCAAGTAGCAATGATGATGATGTTGAAAGAGGTTTTAATCTAGGAGCCGTAGATTATGTTACAAAACCTTTTAGAAAAGTAGAGATTTTATCTAGAGTAAGAACTCATATTCTTTTAAAAGATTATAAAAATAATTTAGAAGAAAAAGTAAAAGAAGAGATTGAAAAAAATAGATTAAAAGAAAAAATTATGTTTCACCAATCAAAACTTGTAAGTATTGGAGAAATGACAAATAGTATTGCCCACCAATGGAGACAACCTCTAAACTCTATTAATTCTGCAGTTATGGGAATTGATACTTGTATGATGAGAAATAATATAAAAAATATAGAGATAAATGAAAAACTTGAAGAGATAGAAGTTCAAACTCATTATATGTCTAGAACAATTGAAGATTTTAGTAACTTTTTAAATCCTAACAAACAAAAAGGAGAAAATGATTTAAAAGAGATTGTTAGGAAAACTCTTACAATTATTCATACAAAGTTTTCTAAAAATAGTATTCATTGTGAAATAATAGAAAAAAATAAATCAATAGTCTCTTGTACAGAAGGAGAGATCATTCAAGTATTGATTGTTATATTAAATAATGCAGTAGATGCATTAAAAGAAAATAAAATAGCAAATCCAAAAGTAACTATAGAAATTGATACAAATAAAATAAGTATTATAGATAATGCAGGTGGAATAAAAAAGGATAATCTCAACAATATATTCTTACCGTATTTTACTACTAAAAAAACAGATGAAGGTCTTGGAATTGGACTTCATTTAGCAAAGTCTATTATAGAAGAATCTAATAATGGTAAACTTTCAGTAGAAAATGTTGATTGTGGTGCTAAGTTTGAGATAAGTTTTAATAGATAGTGGTGCGAATGGTGAGAATCGAACTCACACTCCGAAACCGGAATGGGATTTTAAGTCCCACGCGTCTACCTATTCCGCCACACTCGCACTTCTATATAATGGAGGAGGTAGCCGGACTCGAACCGACGCATACAGGATTTGCAATCCCGGGCATTACCAACTTTGCTATACCTCCACAAAATGGAACGAAATTATATCAAAAATAACTTAATTTTTTTTTAATCTTTTTTCTTTCTTTCTACTTTAATTAAATATACCCCAGAAAGAATTACAATTATTGCCCCAAGTATTGTTAAATTATCAGGTATATCATTAAAAATAATCCATCCTAATAATGTTGCACTAATAATTTCTAAATATTGAAAAGAAGCTAATAAACTTGCATTAGCATAATATAAAGCATTTGATACAAGAAGTTGGCTAGCTATTGTGACTACTGCTAATAAAAAAACTAACCACCATAAAGAATGGTCTATTTTATTAAAAGCAATAATCGCAAAATCAGAACCTTGAGTAGATAAAAGAACTATAGAAATAAAAATAGAAGCTACAATACCTATCCAAAAATGCATGGTAAAACTATCTTTAATATCTTTTGAAACTCTAATTGTCATAAGATAAAGAGCATAAAATAAAGCAGCTAAAATTGGTAAAATAGCTGCTGTTCCATATGCTGACCAGTTAGGTCTTATAATAATCATTGTTCCAATAAGCCCAATAATTAAAACAATAATTAAGCTTTTAGTAATTTTTTCTTTTAAAAATATAATAGATAAAAAAGTCAAAATCAAAGGTTCTATAAAAAATAAGGCAATATTATTTGCCAAAGGTAAATATACTAAACCCCAGAAAATCAGAAACATACAAGAAGAAATAAAAAAAGCTAAATAAAGATAAATCATTTTAAATGCTGCAATTTTTTTTCTTAAAATTTTTGCTAAAAAATATATTAAAATAGCTTGTAATAAAAATCTGAAAAAAGTAATTTGCATAGGAGAATATGTACTAGAAAGCCATTTCCCAATTGCATCTGAAAAAGGAATAACAAATACTGCAATAAGCATAAAAATCATTCCTTTTTGATTATTCGTTATTGAACTATTCAAAATGATATTCTCCTTAAAAGTGTTAAACTTTTGTATTCTTTAATAAAAAATTGTTTTAAGCTTTTAGAATATTAAATAAAAAGTGATTTGATTGATTTTGTGAAAAGTGGCAGTGAGTGAGGGATTCGAACCCTCGGAGGCGTGAACCTCGCCGGTTTTCAAAACCGGTACTTTCGACCAACTCAGTCAACTCACTACAACGTTAATATTTATAAGTGGTGCGAATGGTGAGAATCGAACTCACACTCCGAAACCGGAATGGGATTTTAAGTCCCACGCGTCTACCTATTCCGCCACACTCGCACTTATTGGTAGAATTTAAAAACAGATTGTTTTCAAATTGGACTGGAATTATAATAGCTTTTTTTTTATTTGTCAAGAGTTTTTTAAAAAAAGTTGAAAAATTTTTCAAATTTAATTATTTAATCATTTTTGAACAGCAAAAAAAGTATAATGTCCACCATATTATAATAGCACTAGTAAAGGATATTAATTGAGAAGTAATGAGATTAAAAAAGGCTATGACAGAACGCCTCATAGGTCACTATTAAGAGCTACGGGACTAAAAGATGAAGATTTTGATAAACCCTTTATTGGTGTAGCAAACTCTTTTATTGAACTAATTCCAGGACATTTCTTTTTAGATAAAGTTTCACAAATCATAAAAGAAGAAATTAAAGCAAATGGATGTGTTCCTTTTGAGTTTAATACTATTGGTGTTGATGATGGTATTGCAATGGGACATGATGGAATGTTATTCTCTCTTCCTTCAAGAGAGTTAATTGCGAACTCTATTGAAACAGTAATGAATGCACACAAACTTGATGCAATGATTGCTATTCCAAACTGTGATAAAATCGTTCCAGGTATGATTATGGGTGCATTAAGAGTTGATGTTCCAACTGTATTTGTATCAGGTGGACCAATGCAAAAAGGTCATACTAAAGATGGTGCCCCAATTGATTTAGCTACAGCTTTTGAAGCAGTTGGTAAATATGAAAAAGGTGACATGAACGAAGAAGAACTAAAAGATATCGAGTGTAATGCCTGTCCAAGTGGTGGTTCATGTTCTGGGATGTTTACAGCTAACTCTATGAATACTTTAATGGAAGCTATGGGAATTGCCCTTCCTGGAAATGGAACAATCTTAGCCCTTACACCTGAAAGAGAAGAGTTATATAGAAAAGCAGCTAGAAGAATTTGTGAAATTGCAAAAGATGAAAAGGCAAGTGAAGAGTTTAAACTAAGAAATATTTTAAACGAAAATGCAGTAAGAAATGCATTTGCAGTTGATATGGCAATGGGTGGTTCTTCAAATACAGTTTTACATATGTTAGCAATTGCAAAAGAAGCTGGAGTTAACTTTAACTTAGAAGATATTAACTCTATTTCTAAAAAAGTTTCTCATATTGCTAAGATTTCTCCATCTTTATCAACTGTTCATATGGAAGATATCAATAAAGCTGGTGGAGTAAATGCCGTTATGAAAGAGATGTCAAAAAGAGGTGATGATATTTTAATTGATAATCCAACTATTGGTGGGATTTCAACTTTAGAAAAAATCAAAGATGCCCAAATTAAAGATACAAATATTATTCACACTATTGATAATCCATATAGTGAAGTTGGTGGATTAGCGATTCTTTATGGTAATTTAGCAGAACAAGGTGCTGTTATAAAAACTGCTGGTATCACAGGAGATAGAGTTTTCACAGGTAAAGCTGTATGTTTTGATGGACAACCAGAAGCAATCAAAGGTATTGTAGAAGGTAAAGTTCAAGCTGGTAATGTAGTTGTTATTAGATATGAAGGTCCTAAAGGTGGTCCAGGTATGCAAGAAATGCTAGCACCTACTTCACTTATCATGGGAATGGGACTTGGAGATAAAGTTGCTTTAATCACTGATGGTAGATTCTCAGGAGCTACTAGAGGAGCAAGTATCGGTCACGTAAGTCCAGAAGCAGCAGAAGGTGGAATGATTGGATTATTAAAAGATGGTGATGAAATTCACATTGATGTTGACCAATATATTTTATCTGTAAATTTAAGTGACGAAGAAATTGCAAAAAGAAAAGCAGAATTTACTCCACTTAAAAAACCTCTTAACTCAAAATGGTTAGGACAATATAGAGCACTTGTAACTAATGCAAGCTCTGGGGCAGTACTTAAAACTGACCTTTAAAATACTAAACAAAGTATGAGAAAATTCATACTTTGTTTTAACTCTTCTTTCTTTTACATTAATCTTTTATTTACGATTTATTCAAAAATAGTTTACATTTAGCTATTATAATTCTTTTTAAATATATTAGAAAGGATAAATGAAAATGTTAAAAAAACTATTTTTCGCCGTAATATTTATAGCTACATGTTCATTTGCTGAGTCAATAGACTTCCAAATGGCTGACAAAAATCCACAAAGAGTAGCTCCAAGTAACCCAAATCAAATTTTGTCATTTAATGATAGTATCAAAGAACCAATGAAATCAGTTGTAAATATTGCAGCTAAAAGAAGAGTATCTTCAAATGCTGGCAATATTCCATTTCAGATGTTTAATGATCCATTCCTAAGAAGATTTTTTGGAGATCAATTCAATGAACAATTTGGACAAAATAGAATTCAAAGATCACTTGGTTCTGGTGTTATTATCTCAAAAGATGGATATATCGTAACAAACAATCACGTTATTGAAAATGCAGAAGAAATTATTATTACTATTGCAGACAATCCAAGAGAGTATAATGCAAGAGTTATAGGAAAAGATTCAGATAGTGACTTAGCTGTTATCAAAATTGAAGGAAAAGATTTTGATGCTATTAAATTTGGCTACTCTGAAAACCTTCACGTTGGGGATTTAATTTTTGCTATTGGTAATCCATTTGGTATTGGTACAACAGTAACACAAGGTATCATCTCAGCACTTAATAAAGACCATGTAGGTATCAATAGATATGAAAACTTTATCCAAACAGATGCGTCAATCAACCCAGGAAATTCTGGTGGGGCTTTAGTTGATAGTAGAGGTGCATTGATTGGTATAAACAGTGCAATTATCTCTAAGTCTGGTGGAAACAACGGTATTGGATTTGCAATTCCTGTTTCTATGGTAAAAGATGTTGTTAAAAAACTTATTGAAGATGGAAAAGTTACAAGAGGATACTTAGGTGTTGTTATTGGAGAACTAGACCAAAGAGTTTCAAAACTATATAAAAGATCAGACGGTGCACTTATTTTAGATGTTGCAAGTGATACACCAGCTTCAAAAGCAGGATTAAAAAGAGGTGATTTAATCTACTCAATCAACAATCTTCCAATCAAAGATAGAAAAGATTTACAAAATGTTATTGCATCATTTAAACCAAATCAAACAATAGTTGTAAAACTTGAAAGAGATAAAAAAGATGTAAAAATAAACGTAACTTTAGGAAATAGAGCGGGACTTGTAACTTCTGATTCAAATAATGGTAAGTTCTTAGGTGGACTTTTATTATCGGAACTTAATGCAAATGTTATAAAAAGATTTAGACTAAGCTCAAATACAAAAGGTGTTTTAGTAGTAAATGTTGAACCAAATTCAGATGCTGAGAAAGTTGGATTTGAACCAGGAGATGTTATTATACAAATAGAAGATATTGAAGTAAAAAGCTTCCCTGATATGCAACAAGCAATAAGAAAGTATAATAAAAAGCTAAAAAGAATTTATGTAAATAGATATGGTCAGACAATTGTTCTAGCTATAAAATAAAGGATTTCCTATAATACAAGTACTAATGATAGAAGATGATTTAGAACTAGCTCAAATCATCACAGAGTATTTAGCCTCACAAGACATTGAAGTAACAAATACAGATAGCCCATATAATGGGCTATCTATGTTAAATCTAAAAAAATATGAATTAGTTATATTAGACCTTACTTTGCCGGAAATAGACGGATTGGAAGTTATTCCTAAAATTAGAGAAAAATCTGATATTCCTATTATTATTTCAAGTGCAAGGGATGATATCCTTGATAAAGTAATGGGACTAGAAAGAGGAGCAGATGATTATCTTCCTAAACCATATAATCCAAGGGAACTTCAAGCTAGAATCAAAGCTATTTTAAAAAGAATTGGTGGAACTGAAAAGAAAAAAGAAGAAGAGAAAAAAAGTGACTTCATACTAAAAGAAGATGATATGCAAATCATTTTTAAAGATGAATCACTTAATCTTACTCTTGCAGAATATGATATTTTAAGACTTCTTATTCAAAGAAATGGTGCAGTTATTGCAAGAGAAGATTTTATCTATACTAGTGACCATATTGAAGATGACAGCAGTTTAAAAAATATTGATGTTATGATTTCAAGAATAAGAACAAAAATAGCTAAAATAGATGACTCTAAAACATATATAAAATCAGTACGTGGAATTGGTTATCAACTAGTATGATTCGAAATATTTCTATCTCTGCTTTTATCAATACTATTTTTATTTTGGCTTTAATTGCTGTTTCTATTACCTTTGCGATTTTTATAAAGCTTGATAAGCAAAGATACAATATCACTATGCAAAAAAAATATGAACTTGTAGCAGAAAATATACTTAAATCACTTGAAAGTAAGCCTAACAATGCTGGTGTGAAGTTTATTATTGAACAGTTTAAAATGGTTCAAGTTGATAAAAAAGAACTAAAACTAAAAATCATAAACAATGGAAAACCCTTGATTTTAAGAGATACTCTTGATGGAGTGTATAGAATTATTAGCTTAGATGACATTTTATATATTTATGTTCAAAGAGATGGTTATAACTTGATGATAAAAGATACTCAAAGTTATACCTATAATCTCATGATTATTTCCCTTGCTATTGCTATTTCTCTTGGTGTACTTTTTTTACTATATTATATTTTAAAAAGAAAACTAAAGCCTCTTAGAAGACTAAATAAAGAGATTAAGAAATTCTCAGAAGGCAATTTTAATGTAAAAATCAAATCAAATAGTAGTGATGAAATAGGAACTATTGCAAAAACTTTTGATGAAGCATTAACTCATATAAACAATCAAAGAAAATCAAAAGATTTATTTATGCGTAATATGATGCATGAACTAAAAACACCAATTACAAAAGCCATGTTTATAGCAGAGACTTTAGAAGATGAGAGAAAAAGAGATATGCTTCAAAAAGCCTTTCATCGTATGGACGATATCATCAAAGAACTTGCAATGGTTGAGAAACTAACTTCAAGTAACACTTTTGTGTATAAAGAACTAACTTCATTTTTCAAAATCTATACAAAGACTTTAGACATAGCTCTTTTAAGTCCTGATAAAATAAGTTCTAAAATAAAAGACTTTAATCTAAATGCAGATACAGGAATGCTTTCTGTAGCTCTTAAAAACCTCATTGACAATGCAATAAAGTTTTCACCAAATTCACATGCAATATTAAATGCGAACAAACATAGAGTAGATATTATTTCAGAAGGTGAACCTTTAAAAGAGAGTCTTGAATACTACACAGAACCTTTTTCTCAAGAAGAGAAAAGAAGTGATGGTTTTGGTTTAGGTTTATATATTGTAAAAACTATTGCAAATTTACATGAATTTAAATTAGTTTACAATCACAATAAAGGCAAAAACATCTTTTCTATTTTGATAGATTAACATTTTTCATTGCCTCAAACCAGTTTCTATTAAAATTCTTTTTAATATACCTTTCTTTGTGTGGGACTAAACATCCTGCGCAGTTTTGATGGATATAATCTTCCCCTTCAAACTGGGCACCATCTTTTGAATCAATGCTACAATAGGAATACAAGGTTTTTCCTTCTTGTTTTTTTACCCCATCATCATCAAACCTAAAGTTAGGACAGGCACAGAAGTAACAGTTTAACTCATCATAATCATGACACTTTTTATTGTCTTTGTACAAAGGACAAAAGTCAGGTTCATTTT
The Arcobacter sp. CECT 8983 genome window above contains:
- a CDS encoding DMT family transporter, producing the protein MNSSITNNQKGMIFMLIAVFVIPFSDAIGKWLSSTYSPMQITFFRFLLQAILIYFLAKILRKKIAAFKMIYLYLAFFISSCMFLIFWGLVYLPLANNIALFFIEPLILTFLSIIFLKEKITKSLIIVLIIGLIGTMIIIRPNWSAYGTAAILPILAALFYALYLMTIRVSKDIKDSFTMHFWIGIVASIFISIVLLSTQGSDFAIIAFNKIDHSLWWLVFLLAVVTIASQLLVSNALYYANASLLASFQYLEIISATLLGWIIFNDIPDNLTILGAIIVILSGVYLIKVERKKKD
- a CDS encoding PAS domain-containing protein; this translates as MKKIAYLIIPLIISLLQAKNILTNEEISFLKEHKELKVCIDPNWMPLEKNEKGKHVGMTADYLRLLEKSLNIKMTMVPTKTWIESLELGKNKKCDIFSLVMPTKERKLYLNFTKPYLEIPLVLATKESEVFIDDITKVKKTMGIVKGYAYAEILKEKYPSLDLVYVKNIEDGLKKVDQNKLFGFIGTFPTVGYNIQKKYVGNLKIVGKFQQKWDLGIGVRKDYPILVEIFNKAINNIKYEEHQEILNKWLSIKYEKITYKYLFEIILVFFFVLGIIIFVNRKLSNEIKKRKRVESHLKRVIQGAKLGTWTWNIKEDRNIINNRLTEIIGYSKEELSNKNHLSFILEEDRPLVDKALEEHIKGNQPYEVCFRMKAKDGSIKWILSNGSIVKKDKDGNPIIMAGIYQDVTESKKLELELKRQNEFIVQQSRQAAMGEMLENIAHQWRQPLSIITTSASGVKIKSELSDLNQEQLFEFMDQIIKGGMYLSQTIEDFRNFFKKDKKATNIQSTILIEKSLQFLKSKINNREIEVITDIQVEELRVYENEFIQALINIFSNAIDALEKVENKKYIFITIKESKNNYIIEIKDSAKGIEDKILPRIFDPYFTTKHQSQGTGIGLYMTKEIIEKHFLGKIEVKNEDFNYQEIALKGACFKIKIPKMVKDL
- a CDS encoding response regulator transcription factor, giving the protein MIQVLMIEDDLELAQIITEYLASQDIEVTNTDSPYNGLSMLNLKKYELVILDLTLPEIDGLEVIPKIREKSDIPIIISSARDDILDKVMGLERGADDYLPKPYNPRELQARIKAILKRIGGTEKKKEEEKKSDFILKEDDMQIIFKDESLNLTLAEYDILRLLIQRNGAVIAREDFIYTSDHIEDDSSLKNIDVMISRIRTKIAKIDDSKTYIKSVRGIGYQLV
- the ilvD gene encoding dihydroxy-acid dehydratase — protein: MRSNEIKKGYDRTPHRSLLRATGLKDEDFDKPFIGVANSFIELIPGHFFLDKVSQIIKEEIKANGCVPFEFNTIGVDDGIAMGHDGMLFSLPSRELIANSIETVMNAHKLDAMIAIPNCDKIVPGMIMGALRVDVPTVFVSGGPMQKGHTKDGAPIDLATAFEAVGKYEKGDMNEEELKDIECNACPSGGSCSGMFTANSMNTLMEAMGIALPGNGTILALTPEREELYRKAARRICEIAKDEKASEEFKLRNILNENAVRNAFAVDMAMGGSSNTVLHMLAIAKEAGVNFNLEDINSISKKVSHIAKISPSLSTVHMEDINKAGGVNAVMKEMSKRGDDILIDNPTIGGISTLEKIKDAQIKDTNIIHTIDNPYSEVGGLAILYGNLAEQGAVIKTAGITGDRVFTGKAVCFDGQPEAIKGIVEGKVQAGNVVVIRYEGPKGGPGMQEMLAPTSLIMGMGLGDKVALITDGRFSGATRGASIGHVSPEAAEGGMIGLLKDGDEIHIDVDQYILSVNLSDEEIAKRKAEFTPLKKPLNSKWLGQYRALVTNASSGAVLKTDL
- a CDS encoding ArsS family sensor histidine kinase, yielding MIRNISISAFINTIFILALIAVSITFAIFIKLDKQRYNITMQKKYELVAENILKSLESKPNNAGVKFIIEQFKMVQVDKKELKLKIINNGKPLILRDTLDGVYRIISLDDILYIYVQRDGYNLMIKDTQSYTYNLMIISLAIAISLGVLFLLYYILKRKLKPLRRLNKEIKKFSEGNFNVKIKSNSSDEIGTIAKTFDEALTHINNQRKSKDLFMRNMMHELKTPITKAMFIAETLEDERKRDMLQKAFHRMDDIIKELAMVEKLTSSNTFVYKELTSFFKIYTKTLDIALLSPDKISSKIKDFNLNADTGMLSVALKNLIDNAIKFSPNSHAILNANKHRVDIISEGEPLKESLEYYTEPFSQEEKRSDGFGLGLYIVKTIANLHEFKLVYNHNKGKNIFSILID
- a CDS encoding Do family serine endopeptidase: MLKKLFFAVIFIATCSFAESIDFQMADKNPQRVAPSNPNQILSFNDSIKEPMKSVVNIAAKRRVSSNAGNIPFQMFNDPFLRRFFGDQFNEQFGQNRIQRSLGSGVIISKDGYIVTNNHVIENAEEIIITIADNPREYNARVIGKDSDSDLAVIKIEGKDFDAIKFGYSENLHVGDLIFAIGNPFGIGTTVTQGIISALNKDHVGINRYENFIQTDASINPGNSGGALVDSRGALIGINSAIISKSGGNNGIGFAIPVSMVKDVVKKLIEDGKVTRGYLGVVIGELDQRVSKLYKRSDGALILDVASDTPASKAGLKRGDLIYSINNLPIKDRKDLQNVIASFKPNQTIVVKLERDKKDVKINVTLGNRAGLVTSDSNNGKFLGGLLLSELNANVIKRFRLSSNTKGVLVVNVEPNSDAEKVGFEPGDVIIQIEDIEVKSFPDMQQAIRKYNKKLKRIYVNRYGQTIVLAIK
- a CDS encoding hybrid sensor histidine kinase/response regulator; amino-acid sequence: MTKPLILIVDDNQANIKILVEFLSKDYEVIVSMTGTEALEIIDKEEIDLVLLDIFMPDMNGFEVCEKVYEKHEMYDIPIIFVTASSNDDDVERGFNLGAVDYVTKPFRKVEILSRVRTHILLKDYKNNLEEKVKEEIEKNRLKEKIMFHQSKLVSIGEMTNSIAHQWRQPLNSINSAVMGIDTCMMRNNIKNIEINEKLEEIEVQTHYMSRTIEDFSNFLNPNKQKGENDLKEIVRKTLTIIHTKFSKNSIHCEIIEKNKSIVSCTEGEIIQVLIVILNNAVDALKENKIANPKVTIEIDTNKISIIDNAGGIKKDNLNNIFLPYFTTKKTDEGLGIGLHLAKSIIEESNNGKLSVENVDCGAKFEISFNR